CATAGTGTCTACAAGTAGGAAAAAACAGAACATTATCAAGCAATATGACAAGTGGATTAAACATATGACAAAACGGACCTGCTcattttcttcctcttctttaGGAGAAATCTCAGATTCTAATGGTTTCTCTGCACCGCAATTCTGTCTATTACATTTGGTCCTAAAAGGATAGTTTATGTTGTTACATTGGTCGCACTTCCAGCTCCCTTCGGGCATATCTGTTTTAGAAATAAATACTCGCGCATAAATTATAGACTCAAACATCATCTGAACCAAACCAGATAGACATGAACTACTTACTGGAACTCTTTGCTGGCTTTGTAGTCTGCTATTAGAACCAttacaaaaattacaaaagttagTGATGGAAGCGATAGAGCATTGTACAAAACAATGCTTAAATGTGCCAAATCAAAAATAAGACTGGTAAAAAACAGTGGCTCAAACCTGAGATCCAGGTTTAGGAGTATTGCATTTCCTCATGTTACAAACTGTTCTGAAAGAAAAATTGACATTTCCACATTTCGGGCATTCCCAGTCATTTTCTCGTGTTCCATCTATATAAGTAAATAAGAGAAGCAAATGAGGGAACAGTAAACAAAACATATCTcgtatttataatttatttactttgaaatataaaaagcAGTCAGATATTAAATACCTTTCTTTTGAGACGTCTCTTCCGGGAAAAATCCAGGCCGCGGACCCTGTTGAGTTTCAAATGTTACATGACCAAAGTCAACCAACTTAGCTACAGATGAATTAAACCTTATATCCAAAAGAGAAGGCACCGGTTGACAATCCAAGAAGGGGGataatttaactttttcatTCATAGCAATGTATTAAATACTACCGAAACGCATACATACCATGGCAGCCTGCCCCAAGGGCAATCGTAAACCAAATTGTTCCATCAGCTGAGGTAAACCATACAACCCACCTGCACAAAATGTAAAGCCAGAAACAGTAAGATGTAGATAAAACACTTCATCAATAAAGGACTTGACTGTATTGATGGATGTCAATGCTAATAATCATGGAATGAATATGattttgtaagaaaaaaaattgacctGTTAATCCTTTAAAATGTGTCGTTACGACCATACATTTCAGAAAATAGATTATTCAAGTACAGAAGTTTTGCATAAAGTAAACAACTGAAAAAATTTAGATCGTCTACAACACATGGGTTAAATGTTTTTACCCATACAGCTTTTAAACAACCAAAAGTAACCAGTAATAATACATAATAGGGATGTTGAGATAGAAAGCAGATATTGTATTCTATTACACAGAATATAAACAGAGCATCCCATGATAATTAGAAAATGCGAGTTTCTACACACCACGACTATGTGAAGATATcaagataaaagaaaatcagAGATACAACAACTTTAGGCACATACCAGTTCCTATCATGGGACCACCAGAATAAGGGAGAGTGTTAGCAAATTGCAGAGGTCGATAGAGGTTCCCTCCAGGCAGGCGGCTGTTGTAGTTGTAGTGATAAGCGGAACCACTCGATAATGGAGCATCATAAGGAGGCACAGAAGTTCCATTGAACAAATTAGGAGTATAAGGTGGTGCACCCACATACATTGAAGAGGGTGCCCCGGAGCCTGCATAAGGGGAAGAAGAAGAGTATCCCTGGTGGGTTGGCGTTTGCCTCGGAGCAGATTTCTGCAGTAAGAACGTTTGGTTGGAGaagtttaataaataatatgacCATATCGAGAAATCACCATCAGTAACAGAATTCATCATGACTAGATAGTTTAAGACAATCATATTCATCACATGACTGAAACTTAGTGCAATTTACAGCAATTTTATACTCAAATGTAAATAATTCAAGCAaagtttaagactttaattcTCCAAATCCcagtgacaaaaaaaaataatcactaGTGGCATCTAAAAGCAGCGTGGTTTGGATAAAAGGTATGCGAAGGCgatttaggtagaaaatggaagcagcctctcttaACTacgtagaggtaaggtctgtctacatcttaacctccccatacattGTAAAACAAACATATTGTGCAACTTACTGAATTATGATCAGCCGGTCTAGGCTGCGTACAGTTACGCATATTGCAAGTCGTCCTAAACGAAAAATTAACATTTGCACAGCTGGGACATGTCCAGTCATCTTCCCTACGACCACCTGACATCATAAACGACTCAATAAATGCCACAGCTTTTACTTCTATATactctactatatatatacttattaagcAATGTACATACCATCGGTCCGAGCACGTTTCACAGCAGACGAGTTTCTGTTATCGATCTAAGAAGTATTAACAAACATTAaccttatttttaaatatagattaataaataaagaaaccctaattttctatACAAGATGAATTATGTATTATAGAATTGATACAGATCAAATGAGTGTATAAGAATTGAAATAATGAAAATTAGCAGAAAAAGAAAACCTAGTGATGGAGATATAGAATCAGATGTATAATacaaaaagtaatatataattaaattgagATGTGATTGAATTACCTGAGACATGATTGaatgatttgatttgatgaCGGCGTGAGGACTAGCAGAGGCCaaaaacagaaagaaaaaaGTGTTCGATAAATTGATTGATAAAGTGATAAAAACCAAGGAAGGGTTTGGGCCGGCTTGGTTTATCTTTTGGAATCTAATTAATAGAAAGCCCGTCACCCACTCTAAACCTGGACCATTTGTTTTCTACTGTCTATATCTTTCCCATAATCCTATACTCTCTTCaatatttatttactatttcAAGGGCGCATTTATTTTACGAAGAATCGGGTAGAATTGGAATCATATTCCACTCCGTTTGCTTGTTTGGTtactaaaataaaaaggaattCAATTCATATGGTATGTAACATTTTATTCCTTTATatgaatatgattatatgtCTGGGGTGTGATAGATTTTAATTccatcaaaatttaaatttgacaAAGCCCATATTATCCTTACAAATATCATCCTTTTAATCTCTTTTAACCGCTCCAACTTCCCGTTAACCTTCGGCTAACCGGTAACTAACTTCCGACCAACCTTTCTttgctgccaccaccaccatacaTAACCACTGTTGTCGAAATAAACAGCCATGTGATTCCaactaaaaaacttttacttttagAGACTACAAAGACGAATAATTCAATCCTTATTGCTTGTAGGCTTGAGGACCTTTTTTAGAAAAAGTTTTTCTACCTTATGGAATAATTCAATCCTTATTACTTCTCTTATACACCGTCAAAAATGATAATGGGTACCATAACCAGTAAAAAACAATATCGGGTCTTAGTTTATCAATTACATATTGCatcaatatttgtttttaaaaataacacaTGCTATTAATGACtttgtaaaatttattattaggTTGGAAGTGTTAATAGTTGTGTGAAACAAGTGAACCAACCTATTATGTATCAAAATGGATGAACCAAGATAACTGGTTAATAGCTGAAAGCGAAATTCTTAATACTTTTAGCTATTTTCCCTCAAATTCAACACCTTTTTCCCAATCTAATAAAAAGCCAAAATTGAATatctcaaaatcaaaatcacgCTTAAAGGGTCGAACAAccaaagacaaataaaaaacttaatctTTGAACCTTTAGTTTTCTtcaatgttttgatttttaaattttaccaCAGTTTCACGCCTTTACACGCACGTCTCTCGTTTTGTTGTCAATGTTGATTTGTGTGGGGTTTTGTCTGTTTGCAAAGAAGGGGAAAGTGGGAAAATCATTAGGATGCGAAGCATATTAATTGTAATTAGGTATGAGCTATCTTTTTTCAAAATCTGATTTCGTCCCAGTATCAAATTTCAATTGAAACTCTTAAATACTGAAAACATCGGAAACTATTATTGGTACTCACACAAGGGACCGGAATCCGTActattttttgtgatttttgagATTGGTAGCATTTATACCGGAACCAAAACATACCAGTCCAATCCTCATCTTTAATCGTAACTAGAAGCTTCATGGAAAATGTttgctttattattatttatttttttgaaaagagaAATGTGGGGAGATGTGTATTCAACAAACTTACAAACCACTCGTGTGGTTTTTGACATTGTAAACTAAATTTTAGTCTATGTAATTTAACTGGTGCAATGCAAAATCAATGACTTCAAAGCCAATACTTATTAACTTATTGTTACGGAGGTACAAATAAAAGGATATTTGTGGGATTTTAAAGAATATGAATAATTATAATTGACTTATTTTAGTGGAATTCAATATTTATgacggttttcggttttttaatTTGGTTCGACCAGTGGACCGGTAAAGGAAACCAGTTTGCCACAAAATAGCAAAAACTAAGCAATAACTCAATGTCCATACACCCTCAAGAAGCTAGATAAACAAGTTATTGGTATGCATAAACTAAATCTCACATAAGATCGTGATTCGTGACTGCTAAGATCAGTGAGTGACACAAGCTCTAGACGTACATCAAAAACACTTACTGAAAATACAAGGAAAATAGTACAAAAACCATAATGGATACTAAGATGATCGTTGGTGATTCATGCTTGAAGCCATATGAGCCCATTGTAGACGGAGATGACGTGGTTCCTCCTCCTATTGTTGGAGTAACGGTATTTGTAACATTGTTGAAGATCGCAGCATCAGGTGAATTTGGTGGCAATTTCAAAAGTTCTgcaataaaaatatacaataactAACAATTTATCGATCTATCAACCACTGCTTAACCTTAAAAATTAGCTGACATGACAAATGtgttacaaaattacaaatgatGGAATGTAACCTAATTAAGGCATGGTACATGGTAAAGTATTTTTGTcataaatgtatgtatatgtcaaTATTGAATTTCATATATGCATCTGGTATTAtagtataaacaaaattaaatgaaaaaacgACATTTAAGAAAATCGTCAACATTTCACAGCTCACCATTAAGTCAATTGCGACCCATTTATTAACTATATCTAGGTTGGGCACACATTATTATCCTATTACAATCCTaccaaaacataataatagatatattaACCGACTTGTCCATGTAAAAACAAAAGCCAACGGTTTTTATCTCTTGCAAGGCTAGAGTTTTTTTTCTATGTTACATATAACATACAAGTAGCATTGTTCTCTATACTGTCGTGATAGGGGTAAAGTTGTCTACATCAAAACCTCTCATAGTCCCATATAATACTGTCATGGTATATTAAGACTCAAAATCCGTAAAAAATGACATTGAATGTTCACTATATATTATCTAGAGCTAAACATGCCAAGCTAAACCTAATGGAAACAATCACATGCACcgaaacaataataaaaaatgacataTCAGCGCTAGATCGAAAAAAACACATCAACACCACTCTTTACTCAAAATCGTCATTTTTATATCTACAATTTAAGAAAACTACATAAGGCACACAAAACACGACATTGCGTCAATAAGAATCCTATCCGATTTtgtttgaaaagtcaaaatatctaaaattttGGATGTCTGAATTCTGATTCAGATAgtaatttttgtaaattttaggTATTTCGGATATCCGAAAGTATCTAAAAAGACTACTTTTTTATTAGTAAATTTTCATTATTCctctttaatatttaaatatatccgaaaagtttattttcaataacTGAAATATCTGAAAATATCTttgatatttcttttttattaccGTACTGATTAGATCTATAAGCATACACCAAAAAGAAGTTATATGAAAATGACGTATAAATAAGTACTTTACTAGCTAAATTAATGATCGACCACTTTATATCCATTTATAAACTTTTGTGATCATACTAGCCAACTATTTTATGAACGTTAATATTATTCGTAGCAAAGGGAAATTATTAATCCttttataaagatataatatttaatttttaatattatttcaaatttaaatatgtaaattaaaatcgataatatttaattaaacatatcaaaatgAAATATGATCAGCTATTCTAGcctcttttaaatttgttttattaaacaaataacttaattaattactttggtgatatataatttatgaattCAAATTGATTGATTTTCTTTTGCTGGATTTTAATTTAACcagttaattataatttatgatgattaatacattttaatactcgtaatatatataaatgttgatTGATGATAGATAGTGACGTACTTGGACAATCACTGATGCTTGCATTAGCAATCTTACAAGCAGAAGGCAACTGAAGAAGCCTACTTTCTTGTATATTCATTTTCTGCAGGGCAGGATTTGTTCCGTTATGTATCTGTTGTATCAAAAAACACAAACATGCCGGGTTACTTTCTTTCATGTCCGTCACCGACTCACAACATTTTTGTTGCGGCTTATCCTCTTTGCCCGACGCAAACGCGACACACGTCATCACCTCCGGCAGCTTCTCGGAGCATTGTTGCGCCAACGTCGACTGTGCCATACCGCTTGTTCCCATCAAACATACAACAATACTGCTTACCACCGTCACAACTACTAAACGATACTTTGTTGTTGCTATcgccatatatatttttattattaattttgttaataattaatataattaacttaaggtacgtacgtacgtagTACTAGTACACTcttttaattagtatatatatatatatggtgatgtATGGAATGGAATGTGGATTTATATGTAACGTACTGTGTGAACGTATATAAATAGATATCGAGGTCGGGGAATGGGATCGATATTGGTATATGGgaaattaaaatgatttatttaatttatcagGCGGGGTATTAATGAAAGGTGGTTGGGAGTTAAATAtgtgtgatgaaaattatgacaATAGCTGCAAAATTAGAGGTGTAGTTGTCGACTTGTGTTTAATGATTTTTGTTAGTGTGAAAATACGTACTCCCGAGGAACATGCAACTGttgacaaataaaaaaaaaactaacggatataaaaaaaaccaccAAATTACGTGCATTGGTTTTCATCCATTCCAttccaatttatttatttatttacttgttACTTGTTATACGGATTACGGAGTAATATATACAAAGTTGTCGATTTTTTATTTACTAGCCTAGCTGCCTTGGTTATCTAGGTTAATTTGGTAGCATTTGTAGTTATGGTCTTTGTTAAATGAGTTAAGTATCTGGAAATGTAagtaatatttacattttttctattgtgtgaatgtaacttttatttGGTTCATTATATGCAACTAACCCgctaaatttgaacgattaatgtaaaaatttaaggttgaccaatcaaaaacttctacgtgcTAGCTAATATGGTGTGCCACGTAtgcacttttacattaatcgttaaATTTGGCGGgttgattacatacaatgaagcaaatgaaagttacattcacacaataggaaaaatgtaaaagttacttacatccCAATATACTAAACCCTTGTTAAATTGGTTGACTAATGATTTGATATTtgtcgggttttttttttttaaaggctaattttatatatgttaactcttacgagtcacgaCCGAGTcatgatttataattattgtagtatgatattgtgattatatataagatatattatatttatcggtacattattttgtatataatcTAGGTCTTTTTGATCTTTTTATTGcaaatttgaagataaattaTAAGTTTGTGACTCAAATTATTGAATATGCAATATTTTGattaatctatattatattttgtagttTTTAAAAATCTCCTAACTCTTATaagtcgagtcacgagtcaaaaataatgttttcgagtcgagtcaaaaattATGAATTTACGACTATAACTAGTTTATTGATAAAGCTCCAATACATACACCAATACCTATATACAACACCAAAGAAACAATACtccaatattaatattttgttggtTAGTTTACACTTTACACTACTTGTGTTAAAAACCGTTTAGTTTCGTCAAACGATCAATtgattaaaacaataatatgtATGTAACATCCTAGtgttttaaggtaatagaaaattaacccttttcgtagttttgacattaaattaattttctagtattttgttttgagttaaggggttaatttagttggaactttagtggccagcgggtattttacccacaaaatACAAAGTGGGACGTGGCTAGCAGGGAGAAAAGCCAGCCACTATGTTGATGATTCATGTTTTCCCACtcaaactcttttctcttctaaCTACTTTCCCTTCTCAAAATCCTTAAAACCCATGCAATTGAAGCTTCAAAACCAAAAGTAAAGAATTGTAATCCTGAagcaataacaataatcatctcCAATTGATTTAGAAATTGAAGTTTGGGGTTTacttggaggtggtggtgaccgaaattttaaggaagaaaaaggggaagaatttcaatttgaaaaccctaattcttcgTCTCTAATTCTTGAGGTATTGTTTTCATAACCctagttttatttgttattgaaatttagggttcttaacattaaaatttgggggtttttgttaattgagaatttcaagaaccctaatattttgaattgagaatttgttagtttgatttaaagagCTATTGATAATGGAAAATCCCTCATAATAAGAAATTCATAGTTAgtggtgtttggctagaaatCATGAAATAAAGTTCTATCATGAAGATTTAGAGTTTGTTGGAAAGTGtttagtagccaaacaccataatcttagaGTTGTTGGATGCAATTAGATGTTTGAAAGTGgttgagtcatggaactcatagatgatatgtgattattcttgtataggtgttgaagaataaattgttgaacttgtagCCTTATTGTGTCAAGtagccaagtttgaggtgagtgtatatgcatataatcatattcttgttactagaggtcataggtgggtaaattcctatgacccatttgatagttgtttgttagaactagtaggtggataaattcctactagtcaatttgtttggaagagctagtaggtgggtaaattcctactagccaaattatccatggccatgttgaaaatgaatgtatgttgtttgaaatgtatgaaaaggctagtttgctaggcttatatggtgcttgatgcacaaagttgaaatgacatgattatgattatatgtgtatgcattcactaagcgttgcttatgttttagatgtttaactcttttataggagttggtagtagcaaaggTAAAGAAACAATCGAGTGAAGTTAGAATTGGAAACTCTTGCCATTTGGAAGGTTGGCATTTTGGATAATTTGGGTAGATGATCCCTTTGGTACCCATTGGCTTATGATACATGTTATTTGGTCAAATTATTTTGGATGAACTTTTGAAAAGTTGTAGTTGCTTTAGAAACGTTAGTAATGGTAGAATTTGTAACTAACTTGACAATTACCCAAGTAGGGTTATCGACCCGCTTATAGAATTTTGTAGTCATAAGTCTTGTAAAAAGGAATGATTTCATGTATGGGTGATTTATATGCTTTAAAGGTCATGTTTTGGTATTTGGAgatgttgaagttgaaatggtGTTTTAGGTTTAACAAAAAGAGTCAAGTGCAGGGAAAACCTGATTTTTTTGTACAAAAGTCTGTTGTAGGTagctccactgcgccgcagtgggagctTGTCttagctcactgcgccgcagtgggcttttGGGTAATTGTTACCGAGGAAAACCACTACGCCACAGTGGGTGTGTggtgcctcactgcgccgcagtgagcctTCTTTCATTTTCTGCCGAAgttttccactgcgccgcaatggagGTGTTTTGCCTCACTGCACCGTAGTGggcacataaaaaaaaattatacgattttgtttaaaaaggtttgggttcttacAATGTACATGCCCTTTGCAAGGGTAGGGTAGGAGGTCCGTTTAGGACCATTCATTTTGTTAAAGGGAGTCAAATTTTTGCGACTACTATAAAGTCCATTGAGTCAACTCAATAAGAACTCGTTCATCaaccaaaaaacaattttttatttgatgCTGCCGAAAGTTATTTTATTCTTGACTTTCTTGTACTTGGATTAAGTGGCTTAAAAGCCTATTTTAACGATGTAACAATTCTTTTGGTTTTTGGTatcctagttttttttttaacattcaactTTTTATTAATCATAAGAAAAATAACAAGAAGCTAGTGTTGCAAGGAGAGTGGTCAGGAAACAAAAAGCAAAGCAACAAAGGGAATGATCAAAAATTGAAACTACTTTATATTGACCGGTCTATTCTATGTTTTGAGTACATGTATGTTAACCATTGGAAGCTTAGTGTCTTGAACTCTTTGAAAGCACATCGCAGGGAAG
The sequence above is drawn from the Erigeron canadensis isolate Cc75 chromosome 4, C_canadensis_v1, whole genome shotgun sequence genome and encodes:
- the LOC122598516 gene encoding ranBP2-type zinc finger protein At1g67325-like; amino-acid sequence: MSQIDNRNSSAVKRARTDGGRREDDWTCPSCANVNFSFRTTCNMRNCTQPRPADHNSKSAPRQTPTHQGYSSSSPYAGSGAPSSMYVGAPPYTPNLFNGTSVPPYDAPLSSGSAYHYNYNSRLPGGNLYRPLQFANTLPYSGGPMIGTGGLYGLPQLMEQFGLRLPLGQAAMGPRPGFFPEETSQKKDGTRENDWECPKCGNVNFSFRTVCNMRKCNTPKPGSQQTTKPAKSSNMPEGSWKCDQCNNINYPFRTKCNRQNCGAEKPLESEISPKEEEENEQ
- the LOC122596268 gene encoding non-specific lipid transfer protein GPI-anchored 1, encoding MAIATTKYRLVVVTVVSSIVVCLMGTSGMAQSTLAQQCSEKLPEVMTCVAFASGKEDKPQQKCCESVTDMKESNPACLCFLIQQIHNGTNPALQKMNIQESRLLQLPSACKIANASISDCPKLLKLPPNSPDAAIFNNVTNTVTPTIGGGTTSSPSTMGSYGFKHESPTIILVSIMVFVLFSLYFQ